A region of the Lepidochelys kempii isolate rLepKem1 chromosome 24, rLepKem1.hap2, whole genome shotgun sequence genome:
cttctccatctgcaaaatggggacaatggTACAGGCCTTCTTTGGAATTTACTCATCAAGAGCACTAGATGAGAGCCGGGGATTATTAAAAGCGCCCTGCAGTCGCTGGGTTTGtggtgcctagcacagtgggggccaCCCTCGTACAAGCTGATGAAATACTAGCTCACAAGAGGTTAAGAGAGCCTCTtctaaacaaacagaagtgtcagaGCTTGTAGGACAGCTGCATGGCAACTCCTAGTCACGTACCAGCTGCTCACAAGCTAGAACGATACACCCGAGAACCACCTCGTCCTGTGGCTAAGGATACCAGCTTGGAGGCAGGAACTTGTTCTCCCGCAAAAGGTTTCATGGGCTTCTCCTAGCACCTGAGATTAAAAGACTAAATCCTGTTCTAGCCAGAGGGAGAGGAAGCAGAAAGACTGTCCCGTGTGTGCTCTATTAAAGGGCTCCCAGACAGATCTCCGAGCACGAGCAAAATACAGTCACAGGCGGTGCTTAATGCTGGCTGTGCCAAACGTGTTAGCTGGCGGGTGGGCAGGCCGGTCGCCTGACAGGGAGAAGAGAGGCTTCCCCTAGACCACCTCCCTACCTTGTGCGCTGGTACAGCTCAGCTCGGGTGCAGCCACCTGATCTGTTGGCAACACCAGCTGATGTCCAGAGTATTAAGCCCAAGGTCTCTGAAAGCTCCCGCCCAGCCAGAAGGATACCATGCTTGGGTGGAATGGAACAGTTTATGAACCTGATGCATCTTAGCGTTAATGTTTCAACGCAGCCAAGACCTGTTTGCAAGCAGGTTGctggcagggtgaccagatgtcccaattttataggcacagtcccaatattcaggattgtgtcttatataggcacttaTTACCCCTCCGCCAGCTCCCGTCCGGATTTTttacagttgctatctggtcaccctagctgctgGACATATCAGAATCCCAGCCCTTTTCAAATAGAGGCCTCTCCCCTTATTGGTAGCAAATGCCACCAGTGTAAGATTTGGGGGGTGGCGGGAGGTTTAAACTCTGGGCCCTTGTGCAAGCTTCTCAGGACTAAGATGGCCACATCCTACAGAGACTAcatgtcccagcatgcagtgcaaTAACTTGATCCAAGCGGCCCTGGGAGAGCATGGGCAacacctggcccctcccccaggcttTAAGCTGGTGACATCAGCTGAGGAGTCTCACAAACCTCTCTGGTCAGCTTCTCTGTGGTCTTATCCAGCAGCCTCTTCTGCTCCTCCAGCTCATTCTTGGTCCTCCTCAGCTGTTCCTTCTGCTTCATCTCCTCCTGGTGCGAGGCGTTCAGCACTTGGTGCTCCTGAGATAGCCGGCTGAGACTCCTCTGGGCCTCTTCCAGGCGGCTCTCCAGAGACCTCTTGGCCATCAgcagctcctgctcctgctccgcAGCCTCCTCCAAGGATACCTCCATCTGTCTGCGATCAGcctggaaggggaggagctcTCAGAGAAACAGCCCAGCCCCTAACATCCCTGGGAGCTTTGTATTTGAATATCTCAGTCTGGACGGGGCAGCATGGTCCAATGGATAATGCTCAGGAGATGTGTGACCTgcgggtgaccctgggcaaggcCCTTCCCTTCTGTGTGGGCAGTAAGCTcattgaggcctggtctacatggcAGCAGGAGGTTGACAGAAGGCAGTTTACATCAATCTAATTATGTCAGAGTACACACTACAGCCTCGCTCCCGCCGATGGAAGTGCCCTGTTACACCAACagaataactccacctccacaagaggcatagggcttatgtcggtgtagttaagGCGACGCAGTGTCCTGTAGACACTGTATTACTTACATctattggctgtcattcttgtcaactTCACAGCTCTGCTGGAGCCGTGAGATTGACAAGCCAGCTCCCCAGCAGGGCTGCTGCATGGTCTCCACTCCTGGCTCAGGATCCCCCCCTGGGCTTCTCAGCTCCCTGCTAGAAATGGGGCAGCTGACTGGACACCAGGCGCACCCCTTGGGCACTCTGCTCCCTGTCGGGAGCACAGCAGCTGACGGGACTCAGCCCCCCCGCCACTGCCCCTCTAAAGTTGGTgaaagtgctcctggtgaggacgtacACCACTGACGGAAAAAGGGCAGCGTGGACACGAATCACAGGGCAGTGATTACTACAGTGGCTGTAACTCTATAGGCCGACTtgactttatagtgtagacatgccctgaagCACTGACTTTCTTcaggtctgtgcagcacccagcaccatGGGGCCTTCAAGGCATTCCCCTGGGAAGGaagctggggaaggaggtgggtctGTGCGTACGGCAGTGCTGCTGCCCTCCTGTACCTCCAGCTTGGTGATCTTCTCCCTGAGCCTGGCCTCCGAGCCCTCCCAGTTCTCGGAGAAGTGCCTGTACTCCTTGACCTGCATCTCCAAGCCCAGGATCTTCCTCCTCAAGTCGTCATTCTCCTCCTGCGTCTCCCGCAGAGCGGACTCCATGGCCTTCCTCATCTGCTCCGTGGCCTCCTTCTCGCTCTCCACGGCCACCTTCACCTGCACGCCGGGCAAGAAAACATGCACAGGTGAGTCCAGGGCCAGATCCGGACACCATCCGCTGGCACGTGGGAAGCCGGCACTCACAGGAGCTGGTCTCCAAAGGCTtctgtccagcggagggcaaatgGGCTCTCAGGTGCAGATCTTTGGACAGAGGGTGCCCGTTCCACTGTGGCCCCACACACAGTGAGCAGGCGCCTCTGCAAGAGGTGACACCTCTCGCTTGCTGGGTCAACGGGGTGGGAAATGGAGCCTCTGACGGAACTCCAAGGATATGGAGGCGGCAAGCAGCCAGACACGCGCAAGGGGCATTGTGGGCTCAGAGGTTTGCTGCTGTCACAGCGATAAAGGGCAGGTCTCGGGGCAGGGTGCAGGAAAGCAAGCTGTGCAGAAGGTGCCCCAGATCTGTGTCCTGGGTACAGTCCTGTGCCCCACACCCCTGAGCTGCAATAATCACTGCCCACCGGTGCCAGTTACCCAGGCTTgcagccttcagcatgcctggcTTGAGATCAGGCAGGGATAGGCATTCCCAGGGGTCCTCTGCTATAGGGGGTCCGAGCTGGGAGACCCGGGGCTCTTGCCTTGGCAGCTTCGTCGTAGTCCTTCCTGAGCTGCTGCAAGTTCTTCTGGAACTGCTGCTTTAGCTGTTCTACCTCCATGTCATGGCTGGCCACCTCTTCCTGGAGTGCCCCCTTCAGGGCAGCCAGCTCCTGCTCCCTCTGGTGGACCAGCTCGTCCTGGGCCTGCTTCTCTGAAGccagctccctcagctcctcttgGGCTTGACGCAGcttctgcaggaggaggaggaggaggaggaggagagttgCTGACAGGCTTTAAAGAGCATCGAATACACGCGCCAAGCTCTGGGAGTCCCGGCAGTGCTCATGAGGTAGCCGGAGGTCTAACAGAGAGGGAACTGGGCTCCCAGAGAGCCTGCTACCCTCAGCTTAGCGGTGGTCCCAGTTAAGACCACTGCGTTGTGGTAGCTAGGCCTGGGCAGGAAGTGGTTTTTCCTGTCcccatttggggggagggggagggggacaaggagggaaagaaaaactgTCAGAAGATTCCCAACCTGCTCTAGCCATAACCCcctgggctctgggcagcagagAGTAGTGGGGCAAGCTCTGACCACTTCCTTACCCTGCCCTCTATGCCAACAGCTACACCAGTGGTACAGTGGCCCCATGTGCCATGGCGATCTCAGGGAGCTCATTTTAAGGCACCTTTCTTCTACCAGAGTGGCCTGAAGAGGCCTTGGCATCCGTGAGAACCGGGCCCCAACCTTCAGGTAGTTCACACAGCTGCTTCATGAGCCAAGAGCCACCTTCCTTCTGACCACGCTCTGCCCATCATACCTTCTTCAGGGCTTCTACTTGGCCAGCATCCACGGTGCTGTTCCTGACCTGGTCCACCTCCACCCGCATGGCCGAGAACCGCTCCCGCAGCTCCCGCAGCTCCTCCTCGAACTCCTCCCGCTCCTGTTTCACCTGCATGAGCCTGCGTGCGGGAAGCGAAGTAGTgccaggtgggctccccattgCCCCATGGAAGAACCATGGGGAGTCTGACCCTATGGGAAGCTGGGCTGAGTGGGAAGAAAGCCTATGAAGGTCACCAGGAGGGGTGCACTGAGACTTAGGTGGCTGGCCGCATGCCCTGTGCACACCAGCCAAGCCTGAGCTACACGACCCCCTATCCTCCCTTGGGTAACGTTGTGACAGGATCAGAGAGAGGCACCGTGCAGCTCCTTGCTGGGCTCCGCATCAGCAATGCCAGTGCCTGTAAGCCTGTCCACCGACCGCATCACGGCTTCTGCCAGTGAGCCCAGGCCAAGAATCCTGCCTTGATTCTCCCTGGAATGACACCCTAGAGCCAGGTTGGGAGACATCCCCCAGTTATCTTTCCTGGATTTACAGGAAAGGCGTTtgaggggaagggatagctcagtggtttgagcactgacctgctaaacccagggttgtgagttcaatctttgagggggccatttagggatctggcgcaaaaattggggattggtcctgctttgagtagggggttggactatatgatctcctgaggtcccttccaaccctgatattctatgattctatgactggataAGATGGAGCAGCCGAACCCTTTAGGGCCACTCTAGCCTGTGGGCAGATCAGCCCTAGCTAACCATGCCCAGTCACAgctgcgatcctgggatgcacacGGCGCATCAGTGAGAGCTCACTCCTGCTTGGTGCTGCGCAGCTCCTCCTTGTTCTTCTGGAACATCTCCCTCCAGTGGCCAGTCTCCTCGttgctctcctccagctccttctgGAGCTTCCTCACTATCGAGTTGATTTTCTGCCTCTCGATCTCTAGACTGGCTTGGTCCTAGGAACAGGAAGGAAGCTGTCAAACATTTGCTGTTGGGTTGGGTGCATTTACTGCAAGTAGGTTGGGAAAGTTGTGCCTTGGTAGAAACCTCTGCAAAACTTACACAGGGTTCCTTACAGCTTTCCGTGTACTTAGTGGAGGCTTCCAACGCACACCCAGCCTAGATCCTGTCCTTTGTTACATCAGGGTCATCTGCAGTAGCTTCTCTAAAATCTAGGGAGCTCCTCCAACTGGATACTAGTGTAACACACCAGAATTCAGCACCACGGAGAGACATATTCGAGCCATCGCTTAAGCAAGTGAGTTGAGCACCCACAGGTAGCACTCGGTCAATGGATTCAGAAGTtcagtgctgggggaggaggagcgcTAAGTAACGTGCCCCTTTTCTCTGGCGGTTCACAGTGCTTTGCACACACCAACCAAGGCATCGGCTGAGCCGTTGCACCAGTTTAAGTTGAGCTGGGACCTCTTTTAAACCAGCTTTCATTAAATCAGTGCAGAAGGCTGCATGGACGCTGATTTTGGTCAGCTGTGTGGAGCAGAAATAAATCAGGTTCTGACCAAAATGAGCATCCACTGAGATGTCTGAACCAGCTAGAAAGCGGTTTAAGAGAGATCACACCGTAAGTtaaaactggtgcaactttctgGTATAGCCCAGAGCCTCCCCGTCACTGAGCAGGGACATGCAGCGCCCATGGCCACACCACCCCTCGAGGATACTTTAGGACAGGAAGCAAAGGTCGTAGCCAACTGAAAAGCTAGTGGGGAGGGCATTTAAGGGAAGCGGGCCACAGCTATAATTTTCTATGTCTTCTAAATCCAGTCCGTAAAATGAGCAAGCCTTAATCTCCTAGCAGACGCCAACAGTTCCCCCAGCGTGTTCGCTTTACGCTTCCATTTCACGCGTCTGTGGCTTTACCTGAGACACGTCCTCCATGTTTCGCCTCAGCTGGTCCATGTCGTGCTGGTACTGCTGTGTCACCCGGTCCAGCTCCTTGTCGTGATTCGCCACCTCCTCCTTCAGGGCTCCTTTCAGTGCTGTCAGCTCCCGCTCCCGCAGGCGCAGATGTTCTTCTTGCTTCTGTTTGGCATTGAGGACCTCCTCCAACTCCTCTCTGGTTTCCAGAAGCTCctgagggcaggggagggacagAGATGCTTTCCCCACCTGGAGCTATGCTATACACGTCTAGCAGTGCTGTAGAGAGGCAGTCTTGGCCAGTGGaacacactggactgggactctggcAATCTgagttcccttcccagctctgcccccagcctgcagggtgaccttgggcaagttactgtgcctcagtttccccatctgctcaGTGGGGATAATgagactgacctcctgtatccAGTGCGGAGGGCGCTAGGGATTACTGGTGGAATGCTGATTCAGGGAGAGGCCCTGCTCCCCCAGTGCTGTAATTCAGCGCAGCACCGTCGGCTTCAACGGCCGCATCTATTTACCCCTGCTGAGAAGCGCAGTCAGGATCCAAGACGCATGATGAGGTGGGGAGAGTCATGTACCTTCATGAGCTCGTCTCGGTCTGCAGAGTCCACCGAGGTTTTCCGCAGCCTGTCCAGCTCCTCGTGCATCCCCATTAGCTGCTCTTCTGCGTCTCCCAGTTTGTCCTCTGCCTGCTCTCTGGCAGCTTTCACTTCCGTCAGCCTAGAGGAGACCCGGTGAGCCTGTTTAGAGCCAGCCAGGGAGGAGCCTGGTCTCAGCACAGTACAGCCACAGCCCCACATACAATTCTGGCCCAGACACCAGGGGTCCTAGTGggtagggctctgggctgggagttaggagacctgagttcaattcccagccttggccacagacttcctgtgggactttgggcaagtcattccatctaccctgtgcctcagttctccagctgtacaatggggataatacctcaAGCAGGGGCTGAGAGGACAAAGCCATTAATGGCCTTGAGGCAGTTAGGATCAGCTAGATAAGGCAAGTCACTtcttcctcagtttctccatctataaaacagggatgCCCACAACCTAACTCAGGTGGGAAGGGCTTATTAATGATGGAGAGCATAGTATCCATAGCGAAGAGCGTTAGCGCTCTGCCAGGACCTGCGTAGCCCACCCCAGACACAAGAAGTGGCTCCTACTCTTGCAAGCGGCTTTTCAGCTCCTGCATCGTCTTCTCCAAGTCTTCCTTGAGGAGCCTGCCCTTGTCCTGCGCCTCCGCCAGCCGGCTCTCCAGGTTCCGAGCAGCACTGCTCCTGGCATGCTCCCTGGCCTGCTCCGCTTTCTGGCggagctgggagaggggagaataGAGCATTAGCGGCCACGGAAGAGGGAGAGGCTAGGATTTAATGGATGCTGCCACCAGCTAACTTCAGAGAACGTTTCTCGTGGCATCCCACAaatggatcctcagctggcgtaagtCAGTCCACTGACTTCACCGGAACTGGGCCAGCCGAGGATCTGGTTCTAAGGGGATTAGGCACCTCACTCCTAATTTGCGGGGAGGGAAGGAGGTAAAAAAGGGATGGGTTTGTGCAGGGAACTGGTTAGGGGTAGGCAGAGATAGAACCCACCCCACAACCCGCAGGCAGCCCTACAGCTGATATTCCAGTCCAAGAGTAAAGGGTACACAGTACTTACAGCCACTGGACCAATGTAATTACAGAGTCACTAGCCAAGtctccccccaaacctccccactCCATGCTGGGGTGTATGGTGACAGCACAGAgttcaccccccctccccacccaaagcaGTGGAAGGGTGGCAGCTCCATAGGGCCGGCAGccttccaccaccctcctagcaaTGCAGGAGTTGACTGTCCAGTGCATCTAACCGACCAGGTACTGGTGTCACCTTTGTCTCTTCATCTAGTttctcctgcagctcctccacCTTCCTCTTCAGCTCACTGTTCTGGGAAATGGATGCTCTCGCGTCCTCAGGAGGCACCACCTGTTAAACAAAGAGGGGGCTCTGTCTAACACAAGCACCCTGGAGATGCTGCCTGAAGTCAATTACTGGAGAGGAAGgacagtcttgtggttaagacactgacTGGGATGGCACTCTGGagccctgggttcaagtcccagctccaccAGAATTCCTCTGTGACCCTTGGCAAATCACTtggcctccctgtgcctcagttccccacctgtacaatggggacaaCAGCCTAGCTCCACCTTCTGGGTCTTGGGAGGATGAATTGATTGATGAACGTGTGGTGCTCTGATATTGTGGTGATGGGGGCCAGGTAAGTACCCAAGACAGGCCTGTAAAACGGGGGTGGGGatcttcctttctctttcctaTGTACATGACAAGCACTTCACTTTGAGGACCacgtgtctgtacagcacctagcaaaacaGGGCCTTGATCTCAGTCTCTTCTGATGGTGGTAACACTGATACAGGGTACCTTTAGTTTTATCTAGGTACTTTTACAGCCCTCCATCATGACAGACTTTGGGCACCTCACAGTCTTAGTGTATTGATCCTCACAAACCCCGCTGTGAGACAGGGCAGAGCGAGTATCCCCAGGGTGCatacggggaaactgaggcatggagaggcgcaaggacttgcccaaggtcacacccgCAGCCTGTGGTGGGGCCAGGACTaggacccagatctcctgagtgccAATCCAGTGGTCTCcggtttttcccccctcagtgCTCAAGTAGTTCAGGCCACCAATTTTAAACTTCCTTTAAGTTAAGAGTTAAAAATGACAGTATCATTCTCAGcagcagttttttgtttttgtttttaaacctgacACGAGATATCGATCCACGTCCTGCCAGAGGTATGTTGGGCCTCAAGTCCGAGGCTCTGAAATGCCAGGTTTAATCAAGATCGCAGCCATTTCAGGCAAGCTCCAAGCACAGCAGGAAGGAGCCAGCACCAAATGAGCTGTGAGAATGGTGGAGTTGGCAAAATGGGTTCAGATCCCTTTTAACATGGAATATGAAACGGGAACTGCGCTCCCTGTTAAGTTAACATCTCCAGCAGCATCAGAGCTGATGCCTGAAAGGAAGCCATGTTGCTTTCATACACAGATAATTTTCAGAATGAAAGAGTCATTTCTGTCTGCTTCCCTGGAGAAGatgacaaacaaaacaaaaaaccaagtcCAGGGCCACAGCAGCGTCCACAGGAAAAACTGATCTCTTTCAGCGAATGGGATAatgtaaacaaacacacacaccccagaatcCCAGCCCCAAAACTTTCATTCTTGCTTCAAACTGCTCAAGGTTGCAGTTCAGAAAGGATAAAAATATTGAGCCCTAGAGAGCAAAGCATTTGTCAGATCACTGACTTGTCAAGCCTGGAATCCAACCCCCAGCTGGGGCCAATTGTCGATGGCTTAACGAAAGGTGAAAAGCCCACAATGCATCTGACCACGCTGTGTATTGGGGGGTTCCCgtgaggggtggagggggagggagctcagCCCCTTGGTGCGGGTCAGGAGAAGAGGGTAGTGTCTACAGTGCAGCTGTAAGTTTCCAGCTTGGGGCAGCATGCCTGGGCTAGCTTTGACTGAGTGAGTGCACTAAAAATGGCAGCCTTGCCACAGCAACCAACGCAAGCTGCCCGGAGAACAATCCCATGTGAAACAATAGCTAAGTAGGAGGATTGTTAGCCTCTCCCGCGGCCCACACCACCCTggcatgctgctatttttattgCACTAACTTGACTGGAGCTAGCAGGTGTACGTCTCTacacttccagctgcagtgcagatgtacaCTAAGAAACGGCAGTCATCCTGCCCAATCAGTACCACCCTGGTTTGATAATACGGGGGTGAAAAATTTACCCTTCTGCTGAGAGCCGGGTGCCCCATAAGTCTTATAGGGCTTTTGCACTGGACTCTGTCCAGGGGTGAATGTCATTCTTTGCAAAATAAGGGGAGACTGATATGGAGACTTACAGTGAGCGCTTGGATCTTCTCAAACATCAGGTTGGTTTTTCTCTTCAGTGAGCTTTCTCTTTCTTTACTCCTAAAAAAGAAACAAGCAAATACCAACAAAGAAAATCATTCAGGTTAAAAGGGACACAGCCACAAGAGTCGGGGGGAGGAAAAGCAAAGCAGCGTTTAAGGCACTCGCCTATGACTCTGGAGACTTAGATTTgaatctctgctctgccacaggacCTATGTGatcgtgggcaagtcacttaacccctccatgcctcagtttccccatctgagcaAGGGAGATAATTGCTCTTCACTGCCTCATAGGGGCATTGAGAGGATGaaatacattaaaggttgtgaagtgctcagatacttgGCCCCTGTTACCAAAGTAAGTATTTAAGAGACATACACACTTCTGTCCAGATTTTTTAACTTAATGTTGTTGCAGGTAACACTTATGATGAGAACCTCTGGGGCAAGTTAGAGGAAAGTTTGATTCACCGCTCCCCACAGTTTATGAGGCCCATAATATATGAATTGAAGGTAAAGGGGTAAGTCCCTCTTTACAAGAAGCCATGGGAGTGAAAATCTGAAAGTGAGTGTTTCAGTCAAGTATCCACaaggcagggaaggggaaggagagaggtcATCTTTAAACCCTTGCTTTCCCATAGAGAATCCTTTTAGTGATTAAGTTCAGCAGATCAGCTGCCTCATTTGCCCTGTACTCCCACCCACCTGGGGACTTCCCAGAGAACAGACACTATCCACCTCCACAGGATTATTTAAAACAGAATGCGACGCCACTAGGAATTAATTCCCTTTGTCGGCTCCAAGGTTGCCATGTGCACAATTTGCACCTTTCTAGAGTTGCTACCGTTTAGCCAAGAGGCTTACAGTTGTTAGTGTGTGGGTTCAAGAGTTCTTAAGCATACACTCCCGCAAGATGCCCAGGGCACAAGACTCCTATCCCAGGGCTGGATTTAAAGGAacagagttttgttttatttaaaggaCCAATTTTCCTACAcatctggggccagattttctacactcagattctaaggccagaagggcccattgtgatcagctagtctgagctcctgtgtaACAGACTTGGTAGAAAGGCTCCTGTTTAGGATAGATTTGCCTAGCGAGAGCTATGGGGCAGAGTTCACTTGAGAAACCCCACCCCCTTGAGAGAAATGTGGGGCCCTGATGCATCACGTTTGCTggggccccacctcctcccatttcactttatttatacAGATGTTTAGGGGGGAGccctgagctcagggccccagtACAATTGtgcccccttttttccccccgcCTCTGGTCAGCCCTGATCCCACCCCCAAGATGATGCAGCAAGTCTTTGTATTGTTTCAGAAACCTTTTTCACTAGAGTGAGTTTATGCAGCATTGTTGGAGtcgtattggtcccaggatatgagagaaacacgggggcgggagggaatatcttattggaccaacttctgtgagaGAGCTGTAAGCATGAAAGCGTGtgcctctcaccaacagaagttggtccaataaaagatattccctccctcACCTTGTCACCCATAGTTTATGGCAGTGAAGCACTCAATGCCTCCAGTCCCCCATGCTCCAACGGAGCCAGCTGCACATCAGATGCGGATATCCTGTCTAACACTGGACCCACAAGCGCTCGGCCCAACACTCACCCATCCTTCAGAATACTGTAAATCAGTTCCTTGGTGTACTCGCTGCTCCCAGGCGGAGAGACTTCCTGCTGGTCTTTCAGAAGATCTGGAGTGGACTTAAGCTGCTAACGAGACAGGACAAGCATCACCAGATGCTCATTGCACAGCAGTAGGACCTGCCAGACGGGATCAGACCAacgggcccatctagcctggtatcccgtCTGATGCGAGCCAGCACCAGCTGATTCAGAGCAATGCGCAAGCCAACCCCACCACTCCCTTTATGGAATAACCTACCCACAAAGTAAGTTTCTTCTTAAGCCCAGACAATGAGTGCTTGGTTTATACCCTGAAGCAGGAAGATCTGCATCCACCTATGACGTTGTCACTCTGCTCCCTATATTAGGAGAGGACAACAGCAGCAGTTTTGCAAGCAAACGTGGCTGGGATCTGATATAACTAGGTGTAGGTGGCAGTTAGGTTGTGGCCCTTAAGGGCCTAGTGAATTTCCGAGTCAAATGCACCTCAGGACCTACGCTCCCAGCATTGAACTCTAGTGCATAAAGCACTTGGAAATAGGCCAGCTGGGAACAGCATTCCttaaggaggaggagcagcagcttcCTCATTGGGGTAGGACGAGCCCGAAGATGGAGCATGCCGATTTCAGGTTGAATAACCACACTGCTGCAGCCACCACCAGAGTCTGGCATCgcagggcacgtctacactgcgaCTGCAGTGCAAAGCTAGTGGGAACCGCAGCAGCAAAGTCTCAGCAAGACGAGCGGGTGGCCTGACTCTGTCCCCAGGGTGCCAGGCGAAGCTGGCCTGTGCAGCAGTTACTGCCATCACACCTCCCGACTGCAGTACAGGCATATCCTGAGATCAGGGACCAATGGCATCACCCAGGCAGTGAACTTGAGGCCCAGAGAGCTAATTAAAGCTCCATCCTGAGCATTGACAGCATGTGGTTTGCTGGGCTGTCAAGAAGTCAAGCGCATCGCTACTCCCATTGGCTACTCCTGTGCTTAGAGTGAAATAGGTGCTGAAGCACGGCCAGCGTGCCGAGCAGGACTGAGCCCCAAACGAAGAGTTACCTGCACTCCAGATTGCACTTGACTTTGCTGCTGCTCAACCACAGGCTCCTCCAAGCTTTTATGGGTCCAGTCTCGCATCAGCTGGACCTTGACTGAGTTTTCCTTCAGATTTTCCGGGAGCGCTCGGTTCAGGCTGCCGGTGCGAGAGGCATTGGCCGCACCAGGCGGTTTGGCAGCCAGGCCCTTCGGCCCTTCCGTGAGGCGATCCTGGAGCTGGGCGGAGCTCAGCTCTCTGGAATCGGCCGTGTCGTAGTAGGACACCCTGCCTTCAAGACTCTGTGACCGCTTCCTCTCCTCCAGGGAGATCCGGCTTCTCCTGGCAGCTCGGCCCCTCTGCTGAACCTTCCCGTCGAACTTCGTGATCAGGGAATCCACTGAGGACAGGGGCTTCGTGTCAATGTCACTTTGGTCAGCTGGCTGCCGAGGACCAGACCTGGACTCTGGGTCTGGTGATCGCTGCTTGCCTACAAACCTTCGTCCAGAAGCTGGATGGGATTCCCGGCTGGGGCCAGTCCTTTTCCTGCCTGCAATGTCCAG
Encoded here:
- the CGN gene encoding cingulin isoform X2 — encoded protein: MEQHVNGAMAEKPNPMDYGVQIRFIDDLKEMKKPQNIRPKHSKPGSYGVAVRVQGIDGQPFVVLNSGAKGEDSFGVQIKSESKYGNPAHSQWPEQLPPNSLREGPGSISSDSDLPESRYVARHSQYSTSDEELSSQRYPRETRPVSAEAAHSYRQDGSSSPQGGSKQLPPQRPFGEELRRTQSHSSLLSPSSEEAYGPSPLSMQPRGTYRSQSPASTKSNSTLDIAGRKRTGPSRESHPASGRRFVGKQRSPDPESRSGPRQPADQSDIDTKPLSSVDSLITKFDGKVQQRGRAARRSRISLEERKRSQSLEGRVSYYDTADSRELSSAQLQDRLTEGPKGLAAKPPGAANASRTGSLNRALPENLKENSVKVQLMRDWTHKSLEEPVVEQQQSQVQSGVQLKSTPDLLKDQQEVSPPGSSEYTKELIYSILKDGSKERESSLKRKTNLMFEKIQALTVVPPEDARASISQNSELKRKVEELQEKLDEETKVTPVPAPPESGAGQGACQEQCCSEPGEPAGGGAGQGQAPQGRLGEDDAGAEKPLARAHRVSSRLTEVKAAREQAEDKLGDAEEQLMGMHEELDRLRKTSVDSADRDELMKELLETREELEEVLNAKQKQEEHLRLRERELTALKGALKEEVANHDKELDRVTQQYQHDMDQLRRNMEDVSQDQASLEIERQKINSIVRKLQKELEESNEETGHWREMFQKNKEELRSTKQELMQVKQEREEFEEELRELRERFSAMRVEVDQVRNSTVDAGQVEALKKKLRQAQEELRELASEKQAQDELVHQREQELAALKGALQEEVASHDMEVEQLKQQFQKNLQQLRKDYDEAAKVKVAVESEKEATEQMRKAMESALRETQEENDDLRRKILGLEMQVKEYRHFSENWEGSEARLREKITKLEADRRQMEVSLEEAAEQEQELLMAKRSLESRLEEAQRSLSRLSQEHQVLNASHQEEMKQKEQLRRTKNELEEQKRLLDKTTEKLTRELDQMAQESHSSLAMLQSQLEEYKEKLRKEVADSQKQAKDRGTEVEKMQFTMGRLQDEITRLKQALQDSQAERESAVLDKDVLAQRLQNLEQEVESKKRSQGDRSRQVKALEEKSKHLEVELDEERNTVELLTDRINRTRDQIDQLRAELLQERSSRQDLECDKISLERQNKDLKSRLASLEGLQKPSASLSQLESRIQELQDKLQAEEREKNVLVSSNRKLERKVKELTIQIDDERQHVNDQKDQLSLRVKALKRQMDEAEEEIERLESARKKAQRELEEQHELNEQLQNRVKALEKEAWRKATRSAAEASLDDDRLSSDEEFDSAYGPSSIASLLTEGNLQTSSC
- the CGN gene encoding cingulin isoform X5 translates to MEQHVNGAMAEKPNPMDYGVQIRFIDDLKEMKKPQNIRPKHSKPGSYGVAVRVQGIDGQPFVVLNSGAKGEDSFGVQIKSESKYGNPAHSQWPEQLPPNSLREGPGSISSDSDLPESRYVARHSQYSTSDEELSSQRYPRETRPVSAEAAHSYRQDGSSSPQGGSKQLPPQRPFGEELRRTQSHSSLLSPSSEEAYGPSPLSMQPRGTYRSQSPASTKSNSTLDIAGRKRTGPSRESHPASGRRFVGKQRSPDPESRSGPRQPADQSDIDTKPLSSVDSLITKFDGKVQQRGRAARRSRISLEERKRSQSLEGRVSYYDTADSRELSSAQLQDRLTEGPKGLAAKPPGAANASRTGSLNRALPENLKENSVKVQLMRDWTHKSLEEPVVEQQQSQVQSGVQQLKSTPDLLKDQQEVSPPGSSEYTKELIYSILKDGSKERESSLKRKTNLMFEKIQALTADGSESCQRAGRGQTGRRRRAANGDARGAGQAAENLGGLCRPRRAHEGASGNQRGVGGGPQCQTEARRTSAPAGAGADSTERSPEGGGGESRQGAGPGDTAVPARHGPAEAKHGGRVSGPSQSRDREAENQLDSEEAPEGAGGEQRGDWPLEGDVPEEQGGAAQHQAGKLRQAQEELRELASEKQAQDELVHQREQELAALKGALQEEVASHDMEVEQLKQQFQKNLQQLRKDYDEAAKVKVAVESEKEATEQMRKAMESALRETQEENDDLRRKILGLEMQVKEYRHFSENWEGSEARLREKITKLEADRRQMEVSLEEAAEQEQELLMAKRSLESRLEEAQRSLSRLSQEHQVLNASHQEEMKQKEQLRRTKNELEEQKRLLDKTTEKLTRELDQMAQESHSSLAMLQSQLEEYKEKLRKEVADSQKQAKDRGTEVEKMQFTMGRLQDEITRLKQALQDSQAERESAVLDKDVLAQRLQNLEQEVESKKRSQGDRSRQVKALEEKSKHLEVELDEERNTVELLTDRINRTRDQIDQLRAELLQERSSRQDLECDKISLERQNKDLKSRLASLEGLQKPSASLSQLESRIQELQDKLQAEEREKNVLVSSNRKLERKVKELTIQIDDERQHVNDQKDQLSLRVKALKRQMDEAEEEIERLESARKKAQRELEEQHELNEQLQNRVKALEKEAWRKATRSAAEASLDDDRLSSDEEFDSAYGPSSIASLLTEGNLQTSSC